TGAAATTTTTCTCCAATTTTCCCTAAGTCCTTATTAGATATACTAGATTTTAATTCAATTAAAATAATATTTAATTTATAACTACTTTCATATTTTTGTAAAACCAAAATAGCACATTCTGGAGTTTTGTCTTTAGTTGAGATACCGAATATTTCTTTTTCTAAGTTGATTTTCCAGATTCTGTCTACTTTTGATTTATCATCAGAATAATTTAATTCTTCAATAGATACCTTTTTAAGTTTTGCATCAGAATTTTTTTCTTCAACTTCGATTTGATCATTAGTAACCTCTTCAATAAATTGTGTTTCAGCTAATTTTCTATGTAATTCATCCCTCAGAGAAGGAACACTTAGCTTTTTAGGATTATTTAAATAATATTTATTACTTTTACTCATCTTCAACCTCATCTTCTTGAAGATAAATATAATCAGTCAGAATGCGAAGTGAGTTATCTAAATTGTTTTCAACCTCTCGAAAGTTCATAAAATAGATGCCATAATCACTGCTTTCATAATCAATTATCCTATCACCTGTGAAGAAATAAACACCTACCTTTTCTTTTGATATAGAAATAGATGAATCAACATATTTTAATTTATTTTCTTCTATAATTTTTTTGACATTAACTCCATGTTGATTTTTAAGAACATCCAGATAGATACAATTATTAATAGCATTAGCTAACATAGAACTATGGGTTGTTATTAATACTTTATTTCCTGTTTGACTTTGAATAAACTGTATTAATATATTGATTAACTTAATTTGATTTTCAGGATGTAAGTTTACTTCTGGTTCATCTATCATTAAAAAATTATTCTTTTCTAATGCCCAATATTTTAAATATAAATAAAGAAGTGTTAATTGATTAACAGAAGAAGAAGCTAAATACATGGGCAAAGGTTCATCAACAGAATCAATTTTAAAATAAAATTCTATCAGACCAATTCCCTCTACACTAATAAGTTTTATCTCACCTCCAATAATCTTCTGTAATTGTTGGACAAGATTGATATAATTTCCTTCAATATTTTCTTCAAGATTCAGAGAGAAAAGTTTTTCAAAAACCTTATTCATGGGTTCTGTATATTTTCTTTTAAAAACATCTAACTCTTGAAGATCAGATGATTGAATATTAGACCTATTGCGGCGATTTTCTAGTAAATCTACAAGTTTTTTAATATCTTGTTCCCG
The DNA window shown above is from Anabaena sp. WA102 and carries:
- a CDS encoding AAA family ATPase, with amino-acid sequence MKLIIKNLGPIKNNTQAIDLAKDFFIFVGQNNSGKSYVAQLLWAIFNEDIIHKFARTNVEIIDNQIVENINNIEVNPELLAVILNRYSSFLQEETKKEIFNTGKNSQILNNIVIAFDYEISELREGEIEGTVRIKDADDNRLEYIEFKKDQGDLIYKFIEKQLPESIKEIIPKKSLDRDLLDEKKFLLIATIIRTMLKYEHETFFLPASRIFFSTFYRYIYEVDRKRREQDIKKLVDLLENRRNRSNIQSSDLQELDVFKRKYTEPMNKVFEKLFSLNLEENIEGNYINLVQQLQKIIGGEIKLISVEGIGLIEFYFKIDSVDEPLPMYLASSSVNQLTLLYLYLKYWALEKNNFLMIDEPEVNLHPENQIKLINILIQFIQSQTGNKVLITTHSSMLANAINNCIYLDVLKNQHGVNVKKIIEENKLKYVDSSISISKEKVGVYFFTGDRIIDYESSDYGIYFMNFREVENNLDNSLRILTDYIYLQEDEVEDE